gcttccagtatcttggtagccagataacgcctgatggtggtaccagaaaagacatcgaaacccggatcagaaaggcccgatttgcgtttgcaagtctccgaaacatctggcggtcacgccagatctctctacgaacaaaaatccgaatcttcaactcaaacgtcaaatccctattgctgtacgggtacgaaacttggtgcacatatgcggtaacgacgcgaaaactgcaagtatttgtaaaccgctgcctgcggaatatcatccgcgcttggtggcctggcaactggatctcaaatgaggaactacatcgccggtgtcatcaaagggcgctagaaatcgagattcgggaacgtaagtggagatggattgggcacacgctgcgaaaagatgaaaacgagatttgcagagaggcgctagactggaatccagaaggacatcgaagaagaggcagacccagaaactcgtggcggcgaagcctagccgctgaaatccgaactgtcaacgataatcttgactgggaacaggtgaagacgctggctccggatcgtcaacagtggaggtcttttaccacggccctatgcaccggaggatcggcgcgggatcattaagtaagtaagtaagtaagtaaaacatttcaagaatgttgtgtcaaattttcaagtcaattgaagcaaaactgtagaagttataggcctgtatctcctcctatctaatactgcaagaaagcaagagcagaaactttaaacgcgtttttctcgaaagcacatttttaaagtccgtggacatcgtcatttgaaaactacttatccgattcttttcaaatttggaacatattttctacatataaaataccagaccccaacgtttttcttttttgatttttttttactttggggagattttagaggtgaaaaatggcggattttttcgtgaaaaatcgtagtttttacttcaaacagccacaaaaatttcataaaaatatttttaagttaaataaaaacgttggggtccagaaaaaacatctgttaaaaatatttcgctctgattttttgacttcagatgattctgtgctgaaatACAGTGTCctccgcaaatcctgttttctaaaaggcatcctcgaaaatgctccgtcaccggctcatttttcaatatttttctaagaaaaaattactaaatgttcttttaacaatgctttgtataatgcaaaaaatttgaataaatttgtttgaacgatagctctagaaaaaaatcgtgaaaatggtgtttttttatacccgttagaccctaccccccccttaatgtgatctattagttttgaaaatccacTAGcacatttttgcaataaacgctcgtaaAGTTGATacgaaataaaacttaaagttgcaattGGTAAGCTTGAAAATGtcatagaatatttttttaaatgtctcaactaatgtttaaatttaaaaaaaacacctttacTTAACTTTTAAAtacctttcaaaataaaacctttataactctgccctgaaaagagatagagttttgatattttcaacaaagtttcatatttgaGCGCATTCTATCACtttgtggaaaaaaataaaactatatcttttgaaacaaaacagtaagaattttaatttttttcatattagaCTTTTAATAATTCTTGATGCTTTAAAGTTATGGAGCATATTCGAAAGCAAATGTTCTGCACTCACTTGAGAGCTCTAAAGAAAAACAAAGGCactaggaaaaaagttccactttttgcACTTTAAGACCACTGTGCGTTGCACAGAGaggatttttgatcaaaaaaggtATCTGTGACTATCGCCTAAACTGTACTAAATTctggaaatttttcatttcttaagcAAAAACACGAAgaatcgaatggtctacaccgTTTTCTAGTAAAATGACTCATAACGTCTCATTTCGTCCGTTTTCCCCTATTTTTTAAGGTGTAATAGTAGAATTTCGATGGAATCAATCTACCTTGCtacaaaaaagtaatttaaaccatatttttttgtgtaaaaatgtGGACTTATCGATTGGTGTACTCATCCTCAAGCTTGCACTTGGATGAATAAAAACGGCTCAATAGCCTCAACCttgcttggtttttttttttctaaatttggagCTAGAGATGGCTTCGCAATTGGTTTTTTGTTGATCAGAGAAATACGCTTTTGGTTCGGATCATCAATTTTATAAAGAATGTATGTACACTgctggccaaaagtttgggatcacccgctaaaaaccatgcaaattttgatcgtttatATCTCAGCCGCCTTAGgaaatattgcaaatcttctgatctcatttgaaagataatcaGGAACAGCTATTTtagaggtattttgcccagaaatgatgttttagttttgtaccttaaaaaaaaaattcaaaaaatcgcactcaatattcaaagccgatcatctcgggatagggaggaccaaattttaaaatttgacttgcattagaatccttgttctttacttctcaaaacacaataaaaaattttgtttaaaaattaaaaaatgaacgttaaattaatgaaaaacacTTAAGTTATTGTCCAAAAGTTTAGGATTACCCCTTAGTATGGtttatcggccaaaagtttgggatcatacatttaaaaacatgcaaatttatttcattcttaTCTTTCTcgtctaacatcgtattgcagatatGAAGGGtttatttggaagcttaggaatttttgttcaaatttttcaaaaattatattttaaatgatattttcaaacgagatcagaagatttgcaatatgttctaagacggctgagatattatcgatccaaatttgcatgttttttagcgggtgatctcaaacttttggccggcagtgtatatgtCCTCCTGTATCGTTTTTATAATGGATTCTTCCAGGTCTCCGTTTTGTATATCGACTTTACGATAAGCTGCATAACCGTTGATTCGCATACAAAATCAGCTTTccaacaaatttattgaaatttaaaaaaaaaaatggtgaaccTGAAAATATCAACATTTGAAGATTTAACAGGAttattatttttcgatttgGAGCTTCCAAGGAGTTCGGATGGGATCGTAAAATATCGCAAAGGACACACCAAATTCTTTGTCAAGATGACAAATATATGTGAATAGAATTTGTtattaaatatagttttttagtggtttcaaaattattgaagaGCGCAGCAAATCTGTCGTTTACAAGTCACGATCGCAGGTTTACAAATAACGAAACTACGTACAAGAATTGGATGTTGCAAATAAGGTCTTTTCGTGACATTGTCTGACTATTTTAACCTAATTGCAAATTTGGATTCTAAGCCCACAAAACCAGCTCGTTTATGCATGGATCTAgggaaaacgttaaaaatgattattttcgtGCCTTGTGTAACTCTAATGGAACTAAGggccaaaaatattgttttaaaaagtaaaagaaGACaccaaaattattattcaaaacaaCATAGATAAGTTTTGAAAgctgaaaagttaaaattaaattagtttTGTGTGATTTCTTAATAGATCGAGCCAGCACTAAGCAAAGAAACACTCAAGAAGCTTTTATAAAACCACTCTAAAAGCTTTTGACTCTAAAAGTTCAAAGCTTACTTCTCAACATCccttaccttttttttctaaccaAATCAATCTCGCATTGAGCTATACaccaacaatatttttaattctatttaataatttcatatttgattTATATTACACGcctttttaaaaaacctttatttaaaGGATATCTATggaaaagtgatatttgtgccACAAAAACACTATCATATTTATGATGAAAGGCGATGGCATGGATTCTTCAATTgtctttctttaattttaataccGTCTTTTCCGACTGTTCTgatgatttttctaaaaatcaaattatgttgACGCTCATCAGTATTTTGCAAGACCATGCAAGATATTGTTATCATTAGGAATACGttttaatttatcttttttagTGTTTAAGGACGTTTCTCTGTTACTGATTATTGTCAGGTATAGTAACCAATGTCAATGTATGAATTTAGGTTCCCTCACATTGTTGATATTTGTTTAAGGtgcaattttgtattgaaatgtCAATTCAAGACTTATATATTTGcctatttttaagtttgatccggttttatcatcaattttgaaagtcttaagATCCAATTTTCATACTTTGAAATACATACTTATACTAACATCAACGTGAttcgttattttttaatcaactgaAATGGAAAAGTAGCACTTACGTTACTTTAGTGGTTAACCAACAACTGCGGTCGGCCAGAAGGAGGGAATCGATTCGCTGACAGCATGCAGATTTTCCGCACCTGCGTTTGATATTCGACTTGCGGTAAACAATATTGGATATGGATGGgtggaatgaaatttttatcttgttttatttattttttcctccttCGCTCGTCTGTAGATGATTCTCTGCAGAAACGACCGCAGCGCAGGGCGAAAGTCGTCGTTTGCCGATGGATGACTCTGTGTACCTACTTCTGAACTTCAAGCCGGGACCAGACCGCAAATTAATTATCAGTGATCTGAGCTCCCTTCATCTCGTCAACGGATGGCTTTGGCTCGTCTCGATAATGGCCGATGATTGGTTTTGCGGTTTTCCAGAGAACTGTTTTCCTCTCGAGATTACAAAGATGGTGAAGGGTTTCCAATCCGATGGGTGGTTTGACCGAGGCTAGGGTTGCTCCCAACGATATCCGCATAAGGCCCAGAAGCCACGATTAAGAATAACCCTCGATGCTCAGATGAACCACAAACCACCAAACTGCTCGCTCGTCCAGCGAATGATCAAAAGACTGTGAACTAGTGATGCACCTTCCGGGGCAAGATTGCTGCGCTGCATCTCGTTGCCGTTGGCCATCTAGACGCTGATTCCTCCCAAACGAACGACCGGACCAACCCAAAGACCATCACAAAACTCACACCCACCAGGTTCTGATGTTTTCCTTCGACCAAGCTTCTTTTACAGTCCACACCTCATCTATTCGAGAATTGGCAACGTTGAGGAGAACGACGCAAACTGAACCGGCAGCATTTCGCTATGTAAATTACTTTTACAACCTCTCGTGGTCAGCCCTTCATCAACGAAACTCACGATTTTACCTTCACTTCGTCGCTCGTTCGATGGCTCGAAAGAATGCCAATTTCTGATGCTGAAACTTACTGACTATCGGAAGCCATCCACCCATCCGTTCATTCTGAGAGTTCGATACCGCACCACAAATGCTGTATTGCTTCTCCATGGAGATTAGCAAGTGAACAAGTGGGATTTAAGCTGGAAGGTTAATGTTAACAAAATGTACATGCTTGAATCACGAGGAAACTAAACTTACGTACTACCTCAACTTATTCAATATTTAGGATTGAGTTGGATTTAGAATGCTATACAGTAAATATATGCTGCTATCAAACATTTATTAATACACTTAGTCGTTTTTGAGGTCATTAATGAATTtaccaaaccctggggtctaaattGCTGTCTCTTGGTTAAAAACTTTTCcatgaatttttgcaaaatttttaagcaacgtTTACATAAATTATgtaatttgaacttttgggtttgtatgggaaaatagaatttttgGTAGCACAGGTAGCTAACTTAttatcaatttgcaatttcttagatttttttacaCTTAAAAATTAACTTTGCACTAGGCATTAACCTTGGCACTTGTTTGACAAAAAgcttcctttaaaattcgtcgaAAAGCCTATGTTTCGTAATGCAATATTCTAAAggtacaaaaatgttttttgtaaagtcaactttccaatccttttTTTGAAACTCATCTACTGTGactcaaacaattttgacaactcaTTGATTGAAGAGAACGATcgttacaccacttttttacattaatAAGTGGTCATtaccttaaaaaaatcatgaaaattaatcCTTGTGCGCAACAAATACcttaattcttcattttttttttataaaaacttagagaaaatattttttgatcatttcgaAGCTATCCTACAGTCTTTgtttcgaagcatgttttttcgtaattttcatcatagaatttttaaaaggaAAACTGGAGTGTTGTGGCTGAATATTGTCACtataacatatttgagttacattacgagattCGTGAATGTAGACATTTTGTACAAATCAGTTAAGAAGCAAGAGAGTATAGcgagtttgacaattttttttttgaccgaGTTTGAccaaggagtgtcaaattgacacttaaGGTCAGATTAAGGATTGCTTTGTCTGCACTTTCATGGTACGTTCATGAAAAAAggaatgatgcaaaattaaagatttcatgaattcattaACGGTcctagaaaaactttttgatttgcCGCCTAACTTCCAAGAGCGAATTAGGGTTAATcgcttttctaatttttttttgttatttgcgaaatttttttgattaatattgataaaacttttaaataaaacttcagTTCTTCGGTGCTGTCAGATATTAAATACTACTTCTTaagtaacattaaaaaatatagatttaaattaaaaaatagattttgtacaattttaCATTGAAAGTCATAACTTAACTCATGACCTATAACATGTGGTTTCTCGAACAACTGTacataaattgaaaactgaCAACCTTTGCTAGGTTTGACTATCGATATCCGAAACTCAGAAAGGTATTCTCAAAAATAACATAGAGCTGCTCTTGGAGCATTTTCTTATCACATCTGGTATTTGACTTCTCACACTCCTGATACTTTTATTcgatgaaaatgtttcaaccaCGAACACAATATGGCAGAAACTTAAATTATGATTTAATACCTTAAAGTGTGTAATGATTaacgaaaaatcaattaaacgttcTAGAATGacttttaatatattttcttttgtttctaatttatcaaaaaatacctTGAATTTCATAACGATAACGGATACATAAAGGACAAAGCATaattgaataagaaaataaCAGAAACGTGGTTTTCATTGCGGAGATCGTGGTGAAAAACAACTAAACCGTGCTTCATTTAAAATTGGAATAGTTTTAGCTAATATTGTGCCACTCCTGGTGTTCTGATATGGAAGTTCTTGACGCCCACGTGTCGAGGATTTTGTTAGCTTTAGGaacgaatttttgtcattccgcGAATCAGctgtactttgtaaacaatcaacaaaaattgtgcacagttatttGATGGATCCATTGTGTTCTGCATATAGGCTAgctcaacagctgaaattgcccAAAAATACCGCGTTATCAAACGGTTTAAACCAaggaaaatttttagttttcttaGCAGCTGGAAAGGTACTTCAAAACTTTACGTTACAGTTACATGAACCCCATCAAAACACCTATAAGTGcaaaaggcccacctacaggaggttctgaaAAGAACATCTCATAAaaggtgttcggatcaaaaagtgatcaaacaaaattgcatgtaaatcgattattgatttataaaaaacatcaaaatatcttcctttttgaagttcaatctgaataaaagacggaaaaaaaTACTCAGGTATGTATGGTATGGTATGCATAAGGTTAACGATCATCATTTTTCTAaacagaaaattattttgaagatattttgctcaTATTTGGTACCTGTTTCGGCGTattttgttccagatttcacaggaaccaaTTCTCTTTGGGGATAAAGACCTTTGAAAGCAACAAGTTTCTGATACCCTTCAGTTATTGGAAacgttttgaaaatcagagagaCCCCTGCTTGAAAAAGATCTTGTGGTCATCATCTGTTATACCatgtggttgaaaataatcgactccaAAACATGACGGAcattaaaatggaagaaataggaggaaatcgaaataatcgcttttgtattttattaaaaactcgaCAAAATATTTCTTCCGAATATGGTGAAAAATATACTGAAAATGAAActaaatgtttccaaaaactttaaagtttcaTGTATCGCTTTAATTTTGAACGACACTGTTGAGTACTCTCCCTTAGATGCACGTATAATTTGTCGTAGATTTTTGACCACAAAAGgcaatttagtttattttttttttaaattgcaaaacTTTTGCGCTGTACTGTATTGCAAAACTTTTGGACAGCAGTGtatcttgtttttcattttggttcTAATGTGAACTATTTACCAAAGTGATATTTCTCATAACAGCCTATCGTGGATTCACTACATACACCATCTGCTACTGCACTCGGAAAGGGGAGAATGATGATTCCTCTGCTGGTCCCTGATGAGCTTCCTGTCCtcgaatccggctcgaaggaccaaatgatCGGGCACTTATCGTTTCGTAGAAGATTCAGACTTCGTTCGGTTcagtcgtccatacaacaaaaatattgtttgagccATATTAACGTTTTTATTCATAggattgagttgaaaattggtacacgggcGTTTCGAAAGACGGataatggatttcaggtatcaaatttggtgtcAGGAAAAGAGGTCATCAAAACTACACAAAATCTGTTTAAGTTAAATTTACGTCATAATTCATAGGAATGccatgaaaatttgctcatgtaaGTCTTCAAGAATGAACAATCGATTCCAAGTGTCAAATTCTTTGTAAGGGGTCGCCAAAAGAGGGCGTTCATATAAAcagttcactgtttttgcaatattgatgTTAATATACACGGGATAGACATGGAAATTTGTGCATTGGGATTTTAAGGCATGGGAAATTTAAGTcgggtttcaaattttgaatcagggTACGGCCATAGGGGTTGTCGATATAAACATTTCACTGTTTTAAGGATATTTACTTGATCATCCAAATAACACATACAGTAACACGTACTGCATTGTCGTCATAACAgtaacacgaagccatggtgtcggttATGTGGTGATTTGATCACAGATCACATAGGTATATGTATAGGTCTATTGACGCATATTGTTATCGTTTGTCGGTTTTAAAATTACCCGTTTTAATGTGTTTTTCGTTCGTTTAAATATCGAAGTCTAACTCTTCTCTAAGAAAAATCTCCGCAGAACTCGGATAAAATCGAATGCTCGTGTTTAACAAAAAGAACAAAGTGATAATTCGTGTTGAAGTTACGAGTGCTATCAGTTCGTTTTGTTTACACTAAAGACGCTTAAGTAAACacccggctcgttttttttcctACCGTTGCGACATCTTACATAAAAAATTGGAACCTAGCATCGAATCCGTATAAAGCTTTGGTCAACAAGTTTTTATTGTATACCTGTAGGCGCAATGGAACCTAACTGCTCGAAATGCAACGAAGGAATCACTGGAATCGAGCACATCGCTTGCAAAGGCGTCTGCAATAAGCGATTCCATATTGCGTGTACGGGCTTAACAAAAAGCATGGCTAGGCAAATGGACacgttttccaaaaattgcttTTGGTTTTGCGATGAGTGTGCTGCATTGGTTTCGAATGCTAGCTATCGTTCGGTGGCATTTGGCGCTCCGTCAGAAAATAACGCTCTTACGCTGCTTACGAATGCGATCACGGAACTAAGATCTGACATTCAACAGATAGCCCGTAAACCGATTCGTGCCCCATTGTGGGACAAATCGACGCCTACGCCTGAGCTGAGACGCCCTTTGAAGCGTACTCGGATCCCTAGTGCAGCATCCACCGAACCTTGCAAATTGGGTTCCAAACATGCTTCAGAAAACATCGTATCCATCCCACTCTGCGACGACGATAATCctaaattattttggatttATCTGTCGCGGATTAAACCTGACGTCTCTGAAGACGCCGTTCGGGCCATGGTTCAAACCAACCTTGGAATTGAAGAGGCCAACGTCGTGAAACTGGTTCCCAGAGGAAGTGATATAAGTTCCTACCGGTTTATATAATTTAAAGTTGGGATTTCGCTAGACGCCAAGCAACAAGCGTTAGATCCTGAATCGTGGCCAAAGGGAATGTACTTCCGTGAGTTTACGGATTATAATTCCAGACAATTTCGTGGCCCTCAATAGTGACCAATTTCAACCACCTTATTATTGGACATCGGGACGCATCAACCATGCCAGTTCGGAAGTTCTCTTCTCTGACCACCAACGACCGTTCGTTCCTGCCGCAAGTCGTCCCGTTTATCGGTCAGGTGGTTCAGGGGGAGACTTCCAACTGCCATGCCATGGCAAGTATTCtgctgtttattgtttttcccCGAGTCACGCACCTCTGCCTTCCAGCCCCGCATCATGTGCCTCAACTCAGCCTCATTTTACCCGTTATGTTGCACATTTCACCATGGATGTCAACTCTTCGCCACTACCTGCTGCTAACGATGCTTTGAACACAGAAACCAATCTGTCGAATCTCTTCTGGATGTCGGGACGCACCAATCAAGGAAATTTGGAAGTTCTTTTTCCTGACCACCAACGACCGCCCGTTCCTGCTTCAAGTCGTCCCGTGTATCGGTCAGGTGGTCAAGGGGaaggcttccaattgccattcTATGGCAAGTATTCTcctgtgttttgtttttctccgAGTCACGCACCTCTGCATTCTAGCACCCAATCGTATACGTCGAATCAGTTTTATGCTGCAGATGGCCTCGATATCGACTCTGTTCCTGCGAATCTCCATAGGACTTCGGGACGCACCTCTTTAAGCAATCTGGAAGTTCTTTTCCCTGGCCACCAACGACCGTTCGTTCCTGCTCCAAGTCGTCCCGTGCATCGGTCAGGTGGGTCAGGGGGAGACTTCCAATTGCCTAATTATGGCAAGTATCCGTCGGATTTTAACATTTCACCCAGTCATGCAGCTCTTGTGCCTGATGATGTTCTCTTTTCCAGCGTACATCGCACACAGACATCCGGATCAAAATCTTTCGATTCCATATCTTTTTACTACCAGAATGTCGGTGGTATAAATTCCTGCTTGTCTGACTACCTTCTCGCTACCTCATGTTCCTGCTATGACGTCATAGCCTTtacggaaacatggctgaacgacTGCACACTATCTGGCCAGATATTCGGCCCTGATTATTCAGTGTTTTGCTGCGACCGTAGTGCCCGTAACAGCAAAAAGTCTAGTGGAGGCGGAGTGCTAATTGCCGTCAAGTCGAATCTTTCAGCGCAGCTCATCGACGATAATTCCTGGTGCGACCTGGAACTTGTGTGGACTCGCATCGATCTTGGAGATCAGAAACTGTACGTTTGCGTACTGTATTTGCCGCCCGACCGCTCTAGAGATGTTGCCCTAGCTGAGTCGTTTTCACGCGGCATCTCAAAAGTAAGCTCTTCTTGCGCCCCGGAGGATGACATACTCGTCATAGGCGATTTCAatatgcccggtttgaagtggtgctccaacCATGGTAGCTTTCTGTACCCGGATCCTGCTCGTTCTACCTTTTCGACTCCTTCGAACATCATATTAGACTCCCTGAGTACAGCAACCTTGCGTCAGATCAACAGCGTGGTGAACGAAAACGGTCGTATGCTGGACCTCTGCTTTGCCAACGATGGGTCTCGTATACCGACCATTGAATTAGCTCCTGCACCGCTCGTTAAAGCAGTTCCACATCATCCTGCTCTATCGGCCTCACTTGAAGTAACTAAGTTGAACGCTCGTGTTGTAAATTTACCAGCTTTTTACCTCGACTATAAGAACGCCAACTTCGAGGACATTTCTCGCATCTTGGCCACCATCGACTGGGCATCGGAGCTCGATTTATCGGATCCTAACTCTGCTGCAGAAACCTTCTCGCATATCCTGAACTATGTAATTGATCGTCATGTGCCTAAACGTACTATCAGAGAAAATCTACGAACTCCCTGGGTTACGACTGAATTGCGACGACTGGAAACGGAAAAAAGATGTGCGCTTCGAAATTATAACGAACAAAAATCTCCTTACACCAAGTATATATATCGCAAGCTTAATTCGGCTTATAAAAAAGCCAGCAAACGTTGTTACCAGAACTACCTTCGCCgagtacaacgtaacctcaaaTCCTGCCCAAAATCATTTTGGAAACACGTGAATAGTCAGCGGAAAGAACCTGGTATTCCTACTCACATGTTTCTGGATAACATTACGGCGAAGTCTGATCGTGAAATTTGCGATctttttgcccaaaaattttcaaatatcttcACAACAGCTTCCACATCCCCAGAGCGTTTGGCTAGTGCTATCAGGAACATTTCGCCACTGGGCTTTTCATTGAACGGTATTGAAATCGAGGATGCAATCATCTCAAAGGCAGCGTCGAAGCTcaagaattccttttctacgggtccagacgggataccagcttcgtttataaaaagtttcatgcctgTTTTGTTGACTCCTATTCGTCttatttttcaagcttcgcttgacAGAGCTACCTTTCCGCTACTGTGGAAAGAAGTTTATATGTTCCCGGTCCACAAAAAAGGTGATAGACgagatgtcaacaactaccgTGGAATCTCAGCCTTATGTTCGATAGCCAAATTATTCGAATTAGTGGTCCTGGATCCCATCTCCTCGTTTTGTAAGAATTACATTTCTAATGACCAGCAcggattcatgcctaaacgctctacgacaagcAACTTGTTGACGTTCACTTCTTTTGTGCATGAAAGCTTTGCTGCAAAATCTCAAACTGATGCCATATACACCGATCTGTCAGCTGCATTCGACAAAGTGAACCACGAAATTGCCATAGGGAAACTTGGACGCTTGGGGTTCGGTGGTACTTTACTTGGCTGGATTCGCAGTTATTTGACTGGGCGCAAACTGACTGTTTGGACTGGTGATACCTTTTCCAAGCAGTTTTCTGCCTCCTCCGGTGTGccacaaggaagccatttaggaccgattattttcctaatGTATTTTAACGACGTGCTTTCACTCCTTGACAGCCCAAAACTttgctatgctgatgacctcaaACTGTTTTACACCGTAAACGACTACGACGATATTAATTTTCTGCAAAAtcagttcaacctcttcgctAATTGGTGCGACATCAATTGCTTGCCATTGAATCGTAACAAATGCGCAGTTATCAGtttttctcgtaagcggcagCCTTTGATTGCGGAATACTACCTTGGAGAACAGCCCATCGCACGCGTGGACCATATTAACGATCTGGACGTCATCCTCGATAAGCGACTGGAATTCAAGACACA
This sequence is a window from Uranotaenia lowii strain MFRU-FL chromosome 3, ASM2978415v1, whole genome shotgun sequence. Protein-coding genes within it:
- the LOC129752302 gene encoding uncharacterized protein LOC129752302, whose protein sequence is MDVNSSPLPAANDALNTETNLSNLFWMSGRTNQGNLEVLFPDHQRPPVPASSRPVYRSGGQGEGFQLPFYGKYSPVFCFSPSHAPLHSSTQSYTSNQFYAADGLDIDSVPANLHRTSGRTSLSNLEVLFPGHQRPFVPAPSRPVHRSGGSGGDFQLPNYGKYPSDFNISPSHAALVPDDVLFSSVHRTQTSGSKSFDSISFYYQNVGGINSCLSDYLLATSCSCYDVIAFTETWLNDCTLSGQIFGPDYSVFCCDRSARNSKKSSGGGVLIAVKSNLSAQLIDDNSWCDLELVWTRIDLGDQKLYVCVLYLPPDRSRDVALAESFSRGISKVSSSCAPEDDILVIGDFNMPGLKWCSNHGSFLYPDPARSTFSTPSNIILDSLSTATLRQINSVVNENGRMLDLCFANDGSRIPTIELAPAPLVKAVPHHPALSASLEVTKLNARVVNLPAFYLDYKNANFEDISRILATIDWASELDLSDPNSAAETFSHILNYVIDRHVPKRTIRENLRTPWVTTELRRLETEKRCALRNYNEQKSPYTKYIYRKLNSAYKKASKRCYQNYLRRVQRNLKSCPKSFWKHVNSQRKEPGIPTHMFLDNITAKSDREICDLFAQKFSNIFTTASTSPERLASAIRNISPLGFSLNASLDRATFPLLWKEVYMFPVHKKGDRRDVNNYRGISALCSIAKLFELVVLDPISSFCKNYISNDQHGFMPKRSTTSNLLTFTSFVHESFAAKSQTDAIYTDLSAAFDKVNHEIAIGKLGRLGFGGTLLGWIRSYLTGRKLTVWTGDTFSKQFSASSGVPQGSHLGPIIFLMYFNDVLSLLDSPKLCYADDLKLFYTVNDYDDINFLQNQFNLFANWCDINCLPLNRNKCAVISFSRKRQPLIAEYYLGEQPIARVDHINDLDVILDKRLEFKTHTNYVVNKASRSLALFVPFLNTHLSSGAPTTRTALNVSRLSSGAFYDSPLE